The genomic DNA TCCGATGAAATCGTCTTCATCCTCGCCATGACCACGGGCGCGCGCATCCATGCCCGCGTCGGCGGGCTCAAGGCCGCCGACATCAGCCAATGGGACGGCCTGCGCTGAAGGCGCCAGGCCCGCTGCCGCGCCCACAAGAAAACCAAGGAGCAACACATGCCAGCCAAGATCCGGAAAATCATTGTCCAGACGGATGAAGTCCGCGTGGAGATGGGGCGCGACGTGCAGCCCCCCGTGCGCAAGGCCCTCGCCATGGCCGTGATCGACAACCCCTTTGCGGGCCGCTATGTCGAGAACCTCGACGAGCTGGTGGCCATCGGCGAGGAGCTGGGGGCCCTGCTGGGCGCCCGCTGCGTCGCCGCGCTGGGCATCGAGCCGGGCCAGGCGCAGAGCTATGGCAAGGCAGCCATCGTGGGCGAGGCGGGAGAACTGGAGCACGCTGCCGCCATCCTGCACCCCAAGCTGGGCGCCCCGCTGCGCGTGGCGGTGGAAAAAGGCGCCGCGCTGGTGCCGTCGAGCAAGAAGATCGGTGGCCTGGGCACGGCCATCGACGTGCCCCTGGGCCACAAGGACGCGGCCTACGTGCGCAGCCATTTCGACGCCATGGAGGCCCGCGTGGCCGACGCGCCGCGGGCCAACGAAATCGTCGTCGCCGTCGTCGTGACGGACGGCGGCCGGCCGCTGCCCCGCGTGGGCGGCCTCAAGGCGTCCGAAATCCAGGGTACGGACGGGCTGCGCTGAGCGCGGTCCCCGGCACTACCATCACCCACCACCATCCCCCCTGTCACCCCAACCCACCTTTCAGGAGTTTCCCCATGACGATGCGACGAAACCTCATGCGCGCCACGGCTGCGGCCGCGCTGGCCATCACGCTGGCCCCTGTGCACGCCCAGGATGTCATCAAGATTGGCGAGATCAACAGCTACAAGGCGCAGCCCGCCTTCCTGGAGCCCTACAAGAAAGGCATGGAGCTGGCCGTTGACGAGATCAATGCCGCGGGCGGCGTGCTAGGCAAGAAGGTCCAGCTGGTCATCCGCGATGACAACGGCAACCCCGGCGACGCGGTCCGGGCCGCCGAGGAGCTGGTGTCCCGCGAGAAGGTCGATGTGCTCACGGGGTCCTTCCTGTCGCACGTGGGGCTTGCGCTGACGGACTTCGCCAAGCAAAAGAAATTCTTCTTCCTGGCCGGCGAGCCGCTGACCGACAAGATCGTGTGGCAAAACGGCAACCGCTACACCTACCGCCTGCGCCCCTCCACGTACATGCAGGTGTCGATGATGGTGCCCGAGGCCGTCGCCCTGAAGAAGAAGCGCTGGGCGCTGGTCTACCCCAACTACGAATACGGCCAGTCGGCCGTGGCCACCTTCAAGCAGCTGCTCAAGGCGGCCCAGCCCGATGTGGAATTCGTCGTCGAGCAGGCGCCGCCGCTGGGCAAGGTCGACTCGGGCAGCGTGGTGCAGGCCCTGGCCGATGCCAAGCCCGATGCGATCTTCAACGTGCTTTTCGGTGCCGACCTCTCCAAGTTCGTGCGCGAAGGCAACACGCGGGGCCTGTTCAAGGACCGTGAGGTGGTCAGCCTGCTGACGGGCGAACCGGAGTACATGGACCCGCTCAAGGACGAGGCGCCCAACGGCTGGATCGTCACGGGATATCCCTGGTACGGCATCCAGACGCCGGAGCACAAGGCCTTCCAGACGGCCTACCAGGGCAAGTTCAACGACTACCCGCGCCTGGGCTCCATCGTGGGCTACAGCGCCATCAAGTCGCTGGCCGAGGGCATGAAGAAAGCCGGCTCCACCGACACCGAAAAGCTCGTGGCCGCGTTCAAGGGCCTGCAGGTGCCCACACCCTTCGGCCCCATCGTCTACCGGGCCGAAGACAACCAGTCGACCATGGGCGGCTACGTGGGCCGCACCAAGAACGAGGGCGGCAAGGGCGTGATGGTGAACTACCGCTACGTGGACGGCAGCAAGGTGCAGCCCAGCAACGACGAAGTCAAGAAGATGCGCCCCGCGGATTGAGTCGCAACCCTCCCTGAGACGCTTCGCGTCTTCCCCCTTCTGCCGTGCTGTGCGCGGGAAGGGGGCGCCGCCCCCGCTGCGGGGCGGCCCTTGCTCGGCTGCCCTGGCCTGGGGTGCGCCAGTTTCATAGGCTGTGGGCGGCGCGTAGGTAGCGCCGTGGAGACCTGAGATGGGTTTTTCGAGTTTTATCGTTCAGCTGCTCAACGGATTGGCGGGGGCTTCCTCGCTGTTCCTGGTGGGCGCCGGGCTCTCGCTGATCTTCGGTGTCACGCGCATCGTGAATTTCGCGCATGGCTCGTTCTTCATGGTGGGCATCTACGTCGCCTACTCGCTGGTGGCCAAGCTGGGCACGGGCCTGGGTTTCTGGCCCGCGCTGCTGCTGTCGGCCGTGGTGGTCGGCGCGCTCGGCGCCCTGGTCGAGGTGGTACTGCTGCGCCGCATCTACAAGGCGCCCGAACTGTTCCAGCTGCTGGCCACCTTCGCGCTCGTGCTGGTGATCAAGGATGCCGCGCTCTGGATCTGGGGCCCCGAGGAGCTGCTCGGCCCGCGCGCGCCGGGCCTGTCGGGCTCGGTGGACATCCTGGGGCGGCAATTCCCCTCGTACGACCTGTTCCTGATCGTGGTGGGGCCGGTGGTGCTGGGCCTTTTGTGGCTGCTGCTCACCCGCACCCGCTGGGGCACGCTGGTGCGCGCCGCCACGCAGGACCGCGAGATGGTCAGCGCGCTGGGCGTGAACCAGGCCTGGCTGTTCACGGCGGTGTTCGCGCTCGGCGCCCTGCTGGCGGGCCTGGGTGGCGCGCTGCAGCTGCCGCGCGAACCCGCCACGCTGGAGATGGACCTGAACACCATCGGCGCCGCGTTCGTGGTGGTGGTGGTGGGCGGCATGGGGTCCATCCCGGGCGCCTATGTGGCGGCCCTGCTGATCGCGGAGATCAAGGCCGTGTGCATCTGGCTGGGCGTGGTGGAGATCCTCGGCTACAGCGTCTCCTTCTCCAAGCTCACCCTGGTGGTGGAGTTCCTCGTGATGGCGGTGGTGCTGGTGGTGCGCCCCTGGGGACTGATGGGCCGTCCGCAGGGCGTGAGCCGCAACACGGGCCTGCCGGAGACACCGCTGCGCGCGCCCGACCGCTGGTTCAAGCTCGGCGGCGTGGCCCTGGTGGCCGTGCTGGTGCTGCTGCCGCTGCTCACGGCCGGCTCGCCGTACCTCACCGTGCTGTTCATCGACCTCTTGATCGCCGCGCTGTTCGCGGCCAGCCTGCACTTCATCATGGGCCCGGCGGGCATGCACTCGTTCGGCCATGCGGCCTACTTTGGCCTGGGTGCCTACGCGGCGGCGCTGCTGGTGCGCTCTGCGGGCATTCCCATGGAGCTGGCCCTGGTGCTGGCACCGCTCGCGGCCGCGGTGGGCGCGCTCATCTACGGCTGGTTCTGCGTGCGGCTGTCGGGTGTGTACCTGGCCATGCTCACGCTGGCCTTCGCGCAGATCACCTGGGCCATCTGCTACCAGTGGGACGGCTTCACCGGCGGCAGCAACGGCCTCACCGGCGTGTGGCCGGCGGCCTGGCTGTCGGACAAGCGCAACTACTACTACCTCACGCTGGCACTGGTCGTGGGGGGCGTGCTGCTGCTGCGCCGCATCCTGTTCTCGCCGTTCGGCTATGCGCTGCGCGCAGGTCGTGATTCGGTGCTGCGCGCCGATGCCATCGGCATCGACGTCAAGCGCATGCAGTGGACGGCCTTCGTGATCGCCGGGCTGTTCGCGGGCCTGGGCGGCGCGCTGTTCGCGTTTTCCAAGGGCAGCATCTCGCCCGAGACGCTGCACGTGGGCCGGTCGGTCGATGGCCTGGTGATGGTGCTGCTGGGCGGCATCCAGACACTGGCGGGCCCCGTGGTGGGCGCCGTCACGTTCACCTGGCTGCACGACACCGTGGCGCGCAACACCGATTACTGGCGCGCCATGCTGGGCGCCATCATCCTGATCCTGGTGCTGCTGTTCCCCCAGGGCATTGCGGGGGCTATGAAGCAGCTCTTCGACAACCGGCGCGAAGCCGATATCAACAAGCAGGAGGGCAAGGCATGAGCTTGCTCAAAGTCACGGGCCTGGGCAAGTCCTTTGGCGGCGTCAAGGCCGTCGATGGCATCCATTTCGAGCTGGCCGCCGGCGAACTGCTGGCACTCATCGGCCCCAACGGCGCCGGCAAGTCCACCACCTTCAACATGGTCAACGGCCAGCTGGCGGCGGACGCGGGCTCGATCCAGCTCCACGGCCAGGAGCTCGTGGGCCGCAAGCCGCGCGACATCTGGCGCATGGGCGTGGGCCGCACCTTCCAGATCGCAGAAACCTTCGCCTCCCTCACCGTGGTGGAGAACGTGCAGATGGCGCTGATCTCCCACGACAGCCGCCTTTTCGCGATGTGGCGCAAGGCGGCCGACCACAAGCGAGAAGAAGCCCTGGCGCTGCTGGACCAGGTGGGCATGAAGTCCCAGGCCGACCGCCCCTGCAGCGTGCTGGCCTATGGCGATGTGAAGCGCGTAGAGCTGGCCATCGCCATGGCCAACGCGCCCAAGCTGCTGCTCATGGACGAGCCCACGGCCGGCATGGCGCCCAAGGAGCGCAACGAACTCATGGCGCTCACCAAGCAGCTCGTGATCGACCGCGGCATGGCCGTGCTGTTCACCGAGCACAGCATGGACGTGGTGTTCGCGTACGCCGACCGCATGATCGTGCTGGCGCGCGGGCGGCTCATCGCCGAGGGCAAGCCCCTGGAGCTGCGCGACCACCCCAAGGTGCAGGAGGTGTACTTCGGCACCGGCAAGACCTTCGAGAAGAAAACGGCAGCCGCTGCTGCAGAGGCCGCATGAGCATGACGACCAACGAACCCAAAGAAGTGCTGCTGCAGGCCCAGGGGCTGCAGGCCTGGTACGGCGCCGCGCAGATCCTGTACGACGTGGATCTGGACGTCCGCCGGGGCGAGGTCGTGGCCCTGATGGGCCGCAACGGCGCGGGCAAGTCCACCACGCTCAAGACGCTGATGGGCATGCTCGCCAAGCGCAAGGGCCAGATCCGGTTCATGGGCCAGGACATCTCCAGGAGCGACCCGCACGATGCGGCGCGCCTGGGCCTGGGCTTCGTGCCCGAGGACCGCCGCGTGTTCACCGACCTCACGGTGATGGAAAACCTGGAGGTGGGGCGCCAGCCCGCCCGCAGCTGGCCCGATGGCACGGCAGCCCCGGTGTGGACACCCGAGCGTCTCTTCAAACTGTTCCCCAACCTGGGCGAAATGCCCCAGCGCCCGGGCGGGCGCATGAGCGGCGGCGAACAGCAGATGCTGACCGTGGCCCGCACGCTCATGGGCAACCCCTACCTGGTGCTGCTGGACGAACCCTCCGAAGGCGTGGCGCCCGTGATCGTGGAGCAGATGGCGCACATGATCCTGGAGCTCAAGGAACAGGGCGTGAGCATCCTGCTGTCCGAGCAGAACATGCACTTTGCCGAACTGGTGTCCGACCGCGCCTATGTGCTGGAGAAGGGGCAGATCCGCTACCAGGCCACGATGGCGGAGCTGGCGGCGAACGAAGAGGTTCGCCGCGCCTACCTCAGCGTATAGCGCCATGGCCGCTGCCCGCCCGCCCATGGCGCGGCCAGGGCCCGGGGTGGCGGCTATGACGGATTCACAACACCTCGCGGAAATGGTTGCACAGCCGCTTCGCTTGCAGGGAAACTTGCGCCTTTGATGTAAGGAGCGTTTCATGAAGTTTCGTGGGATGGAGGATGGGAGCATCGACCGCCGGGTGGTGCTGACGGCCCTGGCCGCCGCCGCTCTGGGAGCCGCTGGCCCGGCAGCGGCCGAGACCGGGGTGACGGACACCCGCATCAAGGTGGGGCAGTCGGCCGTTTTCACGGGGCCGGCCAAGGATTTCGGGGTGGACTACAAGGCCGGCATCGTGCTGGCGTTCGACAAGGCAAACAAGACCGGCGGGGTGCACGGGCGTGCGCTGGAACTCGTCTCGCACGACGACGCCTATGAGCCCAAGAAGACCGCCGAGAACACCACGCGCCTCATCGAGGAGGACAAGGTGTTCGCGCTGATCGGCTACGTGGCCACGGGCAACCTGATCGCGGCCATGCCCATCGCCGAGAAGGCGGGCGTGCCCATGTTCGCGCCGCTGGTGGGCACGACCTCGTTCCGCACCAACCACAACCGCCACCTGTTCCACGTGCGCGCCAGCTACGAGACCGAGCTGCGCAAGATCGTGGGCCACCTGGCCACCCTGGGCATCAACAACATTGCCGTCATCTACCAGAACAGCGCGTTCGGCAAGTCCAACCTCGAGACCTGCCTGCAGATCGCGCAGGGCCTGAAGGTGAAGGTGGTGGAATCCGTGCCCATGGAGATCGCCGCCACCGACGCCAAGCCCCAGGTTGCCACGCTCACCAAGGCCCAGCCCGGTGCCGTGGTGATGA from Acidovorax sp. A79 includes the following:
- a CDS encoding amino acid synthesis family protein, which translates into the protein MPAKIRKIIVQTDEVRVEMGRDVQPPVRKALAMAVIDNPFAGRYVENLDELVAIGEELGALLGARCVAALGIEPGQAQSYGKAAIVGEAGELEHAAAILHPKLGAPLRVAVEKGAALVPSSKKIGGLGTAIDVPLGHKDAAYVRSHFDAMEARVADAPRANEIVVAVVVTDGGRPLPRVGGLKASEIQGTDGLR
- a CDS encoding ABC transporter substrate-binding protein, which gives rise to MTMRRNLMRATAAAALAITLAPVHAQDVIKIGEINSYKAQPAFLEPYKKGMELAVDEINAAGGVLGKKVQLVIRDDNGNPGDAVRAAEELVSREKVDVLTGSFLSHVGLALTDFAKQKKFFFLAGEPLTDKIVWQNGNRYTYRLRPSTYMQVSMMVPEAVALKKKRWALVYPNYEYGQSAVATFKQLLKAAQPDVEFVVEQAPPLGKVDSGSVVQALADAKPDAIFNVLFGADLSKFVREGNTRGLFKDREVVSLLTGEPEYMDPLKDEAPNGWIVTGYPWYGIQTPEHKAFQTAYQGKFNDYPRLGSIVGYSAIKSLAEGMKKAGSTDTEKLVAAFKGLQVPTPFGPIVYRAEDNQSTMGGYVGRTKNEGGKGVMVNYRYVDGSKVQPSNDEVKKMRPAD
- a CDS encoding ABC transporter permease, whose amino-acid sequence is MGFSSFIVQLLNGLAGASSLFLVGAGLSLIFGVTRIVNFAHGSFFMVGIYVAYSLVAKLGTGLGFWPALLLSAVVVGALGALVEVVLLRRIYKAPELFQLLATFALVLVIKDAALWIWGPEELLGPRAPGLSGSVDILGRQFPSYDLFLIVVGPVVLGLLWLLLTRTRWGTLVRAATQDREMVSALGVNQAWLFTAVFALGALLAGLGGALQLPREPATLEMDLNTIGAAFVVVVVGGMGSIPGAYVAALLIAEIKAVCIWLGVVEILGYSVSFSKLTLVVEFLVMAVVLVVRPWGLMGRPQGVSRNTGLPETPLRAPDRWFKLGGVALVAVLVLLPLLTAGSPYLTVLFIDLLIAALFAASLHFIMGPAGMHSFGHAAYFGLGAYAAALLVRSAGIPMELALVLAPLAAAVGALIYGWFCVRLSGVYLAMLTLAFAQITWAICYQWDGFTGGSNGLTGVWPAAWLSDKRNYYYLTLALVVGGVLLLRRILFSPFGYALRAGRDSVLRADAIGIDVKRMQWTAFVIAGLFAGLGGALFAFSKGSISPETLHVGRSVDGLVMVLLGGIQTLAGPVVGAVTFTWLHDTVARNTDYWRAMLGAIILILVLLFPQGIAGAMKQLFDNRREADINKQEGKA
- a CDS encoding ABC transporter ATP-binding protein codes for the protein MSLLKVTGLGKSFGGVKAVDGIHFELAAGELLALIGPNGAGKSTTFNMVNGQLAADAGSIQLHGQELVGRKPRDIWRMGVGRTFQIAETFASLTVVENVQMALISHDSRLFAMWRKAADHKREEALALLDQVGMKSQADRPCSVLAYGDVKRVELAIAMANAPKLLLMDEPTAGMAPKERNELMALTKQLVIDRGMAVLFTEHSMDVVFAYADRMIVLARGRLIAEGKPLELRDHPKVQEVYFGTGKTFEKKTAAAAAEAA
- a CDS encoding ABC transporter ATP-binding protein, with amino-acid sequence MTTNEPKEVLLQAQGLQAWYGAAQILYDVDLDVRRGEVVALMGRNGAGKSTTLKTLMGMLAKRKGQIRFMGQDISRSDPHDAARLGLGFVPEDRRVFTDLTVMENLEVGRQPARSWPDGTAAPVWTPERLFKLFPNLGEMPQRPGGRMSGGEQQMLTVARTLMGNPYLVLLDEPSEGVAPVIVEQMAHMILELKEQGVSILLSEQNMHFAELVSDRAYVLEKGQIRYQATMAELAANEEVRRAYLSV
- a CDS encoding ABC transporter substrate-binding protein; translated protein: MKFRGMEDGSIDRRVVLTALAAAALGAAGPAAAETGVTDTRIKVGQSAVFTGPAKDFGVDYKAGIVLAFDKANKTGGVHGRALELVSHDDAYEPKKTAENTTRLIEEDKVFALIGYVATGNLIAAMPIAEKAGVPMFAPLVGTTSFRTNHNRHLFHVRASYETELRKIVGHLATLGINNIAVIYQNSAFGKSNLETCLQIAQGLKVKVVESVPMEIAATDAKPQVATLTKAQPGAVVMIMAGKMVEVFLRDYRASGSAAPLYTISVGITDAPGSAQRLNGGIEGLVTASIVPSPQSSRMPIVADYRKDRADAGEKIDSYTMLEGYIAARVFVEGLKRAGRNLTRDGFIKAMEDMGTTKLGDFPLQYGPGNHNGSNFVDLEMYTRSGTLKR